In the Parashewanella tropica genome, ACAGGATGTCAACTTCCTCTATTGCAATATCTTTTGGTTTCATTGTTCATTTTAAACGTTCGAGACAGCAACTGAACGCATCACACAGTGCATTTTAATTGTACACAAAGACCAAGCGTTGTTCGACACAGCCTATGCATTAAGGAATATTAATAGAGTTTGTGAGGGGCTATATGTAATTTTACGTTGTATGAGGAATGCAAAGTCAACCAAAGTAATAATTTTGACTGATTTTTATAGCTAAATCAATGTTTGATAGTTTTGAACTCAAATAGTCTTGAAAAAAAATAGATTCATGATAATTTGGCTCTTTGGATGAGTGCTATCAAGTAACTTACTTATTTTTTTAGCAAATAATTATGGAAAATTATGAGCTGTATTCTCCTAGCTATCATAGGCTCAAGCCCACAAGTTTTAACTGAAACTTTATACGGTATCTATAAGTCTGGTAAACCTTACCCACAAAAAGTCATTGTTGTAACTACCAAAAGTTGTAAGTCTAAACTCGAGGCAGGTTTATTCATTAATAATAAGCTCGCTCAATTAGAGCAAGAGTATTCATTACCTTCTTTAAATTCAAATGATATAGATATTCAAATTATTACTGATAAACATGGTAATGAAATTTTTGATGCTAAGTCTATTGAAGATCAAGCAACTATGGCTAATTTCATCACTGGTAAAGTGTATGAACTTACCGAAGATGAAGGAAATTCAATTCATGCGTCAATCGCAGGTGGACGTAAGACGATGGCTTTCTATTTAGGCTATGCAATGTCTCTTTTTGGACGTTCACAAGATACGCTAAGTCATGTATTTGTTAATGATGAATTTGAATTTAATGATGAGTTTTGGTTTCCTACTATTTCATCAAATGAAATTCCAAACAACAAGAAAAAAGAAGAAATTTTAAATACTCGTGATGCTGTAATAACGTTAGCAGAGATTCCATTCGTGAGAATGAGGCAGCTTGTACCTAAACAGCTGATTCAATCGTTACAAAATACGTCGTTTAGCAAAACAGTTGATACATATAATTCGATAGAATCTAATTCTTTATCAATAAAATTTAATTTCAAAGCTAGAAGGCTTTTAATCTCAGGAATACTTGTCAAGCTTACTGCTAAGGAGTGTGCATTTTATGCTTGGCTTGCTAGGAAGGGGGCGAAAGGGCTTGTTATTGATAGATATTTTGAAGATGAAGTCAGTTACAGTGAGGAGTTTTTAGAACTTTTTGAGGTACTCTCAAATGATAATAGAGTTTACTCTACATTTGGTCTCACTCCTGAGGACTTTAAGGAAAGACTAACTTCAAGCCTTAAGCCCATGGATAGACAATTTGTCCAAACTTGTAGGACGAATCTCAATCGTAAGCTTTTTAGTTTGTTCCCACCTAATATTGCTGAAAAAATCAGTATTAATTCCATTCAAGTGTCTGGTAAACAATCAACAGTTTACTTCTTAACAAATGATGTTTGTGATGCCTTGCTGGAAGGAAGTTCATAAGCTTATAAACTCCAATAGAGCAAATTAATTTGTAACTATTAAATTAGAGTTTCTTATTCGACTCTATTTCTCTGGGGGGAACTCCTCAGGTTCGGTAATAAAAACTTATAAATGGCTAAATACAGAACATGTAAATGGTATTTGGGCATAAAGCAATTTGATTTAAATATGAAACAATCAGTTCACCAACAGATTGTTTCGCTGACAAATATATTAGATGAGTTAATTCTTCCGGAGAGCTATCAATGTTTGATCCTAAAAAATTCACCACCCCAACAGCTAAACCACTTCCCGTCGTTCTACTTCTGGATGTCAGTTCTAGTATGTTCGGAGATAAAATCGAGAACCTTAACAAAGCCGTCAAGGATATGCTGGACACTTTTAAGCAGGAAGAAAAAATGGAGACTGAGACTCTTGTTTCCGTTATCACTTTTGGTAGTCAGGTTGAGCTATATGTTCCTTATACCAAGGCTTCTCACGTGCAGTGGCAA is a window encoding:
- the csm6 gene encoding CRISPR-associated ring nuclease Csm6, which produces MSCILLAIIGSSPQVLTETLYGIYKSGKPYPQKVIVVTTKSCKSKLEAGLFINNKLAQLEQEYSLPSLNSNDIDIQIITDKHGNEIFDAKSIEDQATMANFITGKVYELTEDEGNSIHASIAGGRKTMAFYLGYAMSLFGRSQDTLSHVFVNDEFEFNDEFWFPTISSNEIPNNKKKEEILNTRDAVITLAEIPFVRMRQLVPKQLIQSLQNTSFSKTVDTYNSIESNSLSIKFNFKARRLLISGILVKLTAKECAFYAWLARKGAKGLVIDRYFEDEVSYSEEFLELFEVLSNDNRVYSTFGLTPEDFKERLTSSLKPMDRQFVQTCRTNLNRKLFSLFPPNIAEKISINSIQVSGKQSTVYFLTNDVCDALLEGSS